The following are from one region of the Macaca thibetana thibetana isolate TM-01 chromosome 2, ASM2454274v1, whole genome shotgun sequence genome:
- the LOC126949371 gene encoding DNA-directed RNA polymerases I, II, and III subunit RPABC4: protein MDTQKDVQPPKQQPMIYICGECHTENEIKSRDPIRCRECGYRIMYKKRTKRLVVFDAR from the coding sequence ATGGACACCCAGAAGGACGTTCAACCTCCAAAGCAACAACCAATGATATATATCTGTGGAGAATGtcacacagaaaatgaaataaaatctaggGATCCAATCAGATGCAGAGAATGTGGATACAGAATAATGTACAAGAAAAGGACTAAAAGATTGGTTGTTTTTGATGCTCGATGA